The Phaeobacter gallaeciensis DSM 26640 genomic sequence TTCTGGCGGGTGCCGACGGTGTACGGCACCGATCTGGCGCCGCAGCTGGCGGAGGCGGCGGAGCTTGCGGGTGTGAGCGAGGCAGCAGCGATTGAGGAGCTGGGCGCGGCGCGGGTTCGGGTGCTGACCATCGGATTTGCACCGGGGCAGCCCTATCTTGGCACGTTGGGCGAAAGCTGGGATATCCCGCGTCAGAGCGAAGTCACCCCGCAGGTGCCGGTTGGCGCGCTGGTGCTGGCGATCCGGCAGTTCGTGCTGTTCTCAACCGCATCGCCAACCGGCTGGCGCCATGTCGGGCAGACCGGTCTGACGCTGTTTCAACCCGATTCTGAAGATCCCTTTGCGCTGCGGGCAGGGGATGAATTGCAGTTTGAGCCCGTAAGCCGGGCGGCGTTTCTGCGGTTGCGGGACAGCGGTGCCGAACAGGGCGGTGCCATTGTCAGTGAGGTCACATCATGAGAGCGCTGAGGGTTCTGCGGATTGGCCCCTCCTGCACGGTGCAGGATCGGGGCCGGGTTGGCTACCTCGGGCAGGGGCTGTCGCAGGGCGGCGCGGCGGATACGCTGGCATTGGCCGAAGGGGCGGCGCTGTTGCGACAGGATGCCGGGCTTGCGGCACTGGAGATGGCCGGCATGGGCGGGCTGTTTGAGGCAAGCGCGCCGATGCGGATTGCCCTGACCGGCGCCGAGATGGTGGCGACGCTGGACGGCGCGCCGCTGGTCTGGAATGCGTCGCACCGGATCGAGGCAGGGCAGCGGCTGGAGATCGGGGCCGCAAAACGCGGCGTTTACGGCTATCTGCATCTGGGCGGCGGTCTGGCCACGCCATCGCGGCTGGGCGCACGGGCGTCGCATTTGGTGGCAGCGCTGGGCGCGCCGGTGACCGCCGGTGATATGCTGCCCGTCGGGGAAGAGGATGTCCCGGCAGCGCGGCAGGTGAGCGGGCTTTGCCTGCCGGTGGCGGATCGTTTCTCCGGTGGGGAACTGCGTCTGGTCGAAAGCTTCCAGTCTGATTTGTTCCCGCCTGAGGTACGCCAGCGCTTTGCTGAGACACCCTTTACGCCGGGGCGGCGGGCCAGTCGAATGGCGCTGCAACTGATGTCGGAGGGCGAGGGGTTCGCGGCCAGCGGGCAACTGAATGTGCTGTCTGAGGTGATTGTGCCGGGAGATGTGCAGATGACCGGCGACGGGCGCCCCTTTCTGCTGCTGCGTGAGGCGCAGACCACCGGTGGCTACCCGCGTATTGGCACCGTGTTGCCCTGCGATTTGTCACGGGCGGTGCAGGCCGCTGCCGGGGCGGTGCTGCGGTTTCGCTGGGTCTCGCTGGAGGAGGGGTTGGCGCAACAGGCCGCCCATGATGCGGCGGTGGCGCGGTTGCCCTCAGCCTGCCGCCCGCTGTTGCGGGATCCGGCGGATATGGGCGATCTACTTTCTTATCAGCTGATTGGCGGCGTGATTTCCGCCGAGGCTGACCCGTTTGAAACAGGAGCTGAGACATGAGCAAGACCGTCGATCTGAACGCCGATATGGGCGAGAGCTTTGGCCCCTGGGCCATGGGCGATGACGCGGCGCTGCTTGATGTCGTCTCTTCGGCCAATATTGCCTGCGGCTTTCATGCAGGTGACCCGGATGTGATAGCGGCGACCATGGCGCGGGCGCGGGATCACGGGGTGGGGATCGGCGCCCATCCTGGGTTTGATGATCTTCAGGGTTTTGGC encodes the following:
- a CDS encoding 5-oxoprolinase subunit B family protein → MSREAPPTYPLIRTIGLSGMLVSFGDQLDEATNRATLAFRSAVNALGLSGVVETATSLASVFVRFDAVELPHDRLRGALADLLLTRDWYQAPLPDGRRFWRVPTVYGTDLAPQLAEAAELAGVSEAAAIEELGAARVRVLTIGFAPGQPYLGTLGESWDIPRQSEVTPQVPVGALVLAIRQFVLFSTASPTGWRHVGQTGLTLFQPDSEDPFALRAGDELQFEPVSRAAFLRLRDSGAEQGGAIVSEVTS
- a CDS encoding 5-oxoprolinase subunit C family protein, which produces MRALRVLRIGPSCTVQDRGRVGYLGQGLSQGGAADTLALAEGAALLRQDAGLAALEMAGMGGLFEASAPMRIALTGAEMVATLDGAPLVWNASHRIEAGQRLEIGAAKRGVYGYLHLGGGLATPSRLGARASHLVAALGAPVTAGDMLPVGEEDVPAARQVSGLCLPVADRFSGGELRLVESFQSDLFPPEVRQRFAETPFTPGRRASRMALQLMSEGEGFAASGQLNVLSEVIVPGDVQMTGDGRPFLLLREAQTTGGYPRIGTVLPCDLSRAVQAAAGAVLRFRWVSLEEGLAQQAAHDAAVARLPSACRPLLRDPADMGDLLSYQLIGGVISAEADPFETGAET